The proteins below are encoded in one region of Bacteroidota bacterium:
- a CDS encoding leucine--tRNA ligase produces the protein MPYPFKEIESKWQAEWRGRDIFRVTEDPTKPKYYVMSMLPYPSGAGLHMGHPIGYTACDIVARFRHMDGSNVLHPMGWDAFGLPAEQYAVKNKKHPRETTIANIANFRRQLDMLGYSYDWSREIDSTDPNYYKWTQWIFLKIYNSYYDTTANAARPVENLIAHFERHGSMHIPAAVPKDFKTFSSTDWQQGSGKFKADVLSNFRLAYISDAPVNWCPELGTVLANEEVAEQEEKGFTVVRRNMRQWVLRITAYAERLLEDMALLDWPHHTIEQQRNWIGKSTGAEVDFRVLHHNENIRVYTTRPDTIFGATYMVLAPEHPLVDHITTHDQKAAVEAYKQKTATKSDLERTELSKEKTGVFTGAYAINPATEKPIPIWIADYVLIAYGTGAIMAVPGHDERDFEFATTFDLPVVRVVSSQESVASEEPLPYCEDGYAINSGMINGLPTAEAKEKITKHFVELGIGQHSVKYKLRDWLFSRQRYWGEPFPIVYVNDGDGEYAKALPAESLPVTLPDVKSYSPSGTGESPLSIIDHWVNTVDPETGAAAKRETNTMPQWAGSSWYYLRYADPKNPTAPISKENDAYWQPVDLYIGGNEHAVTHLLYSRFWHKVLFDHGIVGHPEPFKRLFHQGLLLGENGAKMSKSLGNVVNPDDVVKEYGADTLRMYLMFLGPLEQGGPWNTKGIAGVHRFLNRLWRFVADDDGNPVEGRVADIAMSDVQERVMHQTIKKVREDIDALRLNTAISAMMIFLNEIPSDSAAPREAVEAIVRLASPFAPHITEEIWQRLGHAEPIYNAPFPTYDEAKTIESSVTLILQVNGKVRDKLDVPRGLSREDLEKFATASDKVQKHVGTASIKKVIVVPDKLVNVVVG, from the coding sequence ATGCCGTATCCGTTCAAAGAAATAGAATCCAAGTGGCAAGCCGAATGGCGGGGTCGTGACATCTTCCGCGTCACCGAGGACCCGACAAAGCCCAAATACTACGTGATGAGCATGCTCCCCTATCCGTCGGGGGCGGGGCTGCACATGGGCCACCCGATCGGCTACACCGCCTGCGACATTGTCGCTCGCTTCCGCCACATGGACGGATCGAACGTGCTGCATCCGATGGGCTGGGACGCGTTCGGGCTTCCGGCCGAGCAATACGCCGTCAAGAACAAGAAGCACCCGCGTGAGACGACGATTGCCAACATCGCGAACTTCCGGCGGCAGCTCGATATGCTCGGCTATTCGTACGATTGGTCACGCGAGATCGATTCCACCGATCCCAACTACTACAAATGGACACAGTGGATCTTCCTGAAGATCTACAACTCGTATTACGATACGACGGCGAACGCTGCGCGGCCGGTGGAGAACCTGATCGCTCACTTCGAGCGTCACGGCTCGATGCACATTCCGGCCGCCGTACCGAAAGACTTCAAGACGTTCAGCTCGACCGACTGGCAGCAGGGTAGCGGGAAGTTCAAAGCGGATGTGCTTTCGAACTTCCGACTTGCATACATTTCCGATGCACCGGTCAACTGGTGTCCGGAACTTGGTACCGTGCTCGCGAACGAAGAAGTTGCCGAACAGGAGGAGAAAGGCTTCACGGTCGTTCGCCGCAACATGCGGCAGTGGGTGCTGCGCATCACCGCATATGCAGAGCGCTTGCTCGAAGATATGGCTTTGCTCGACTGGCCGCATCACACCATTGAGCAGCAGCGCAACTGGATCGGCAAGAGTACGGGTGCGGAAGTTGATTTCCGCGTTCTGCATCACAACGAGAACATTCGCGTCTATACGACGCGCCCCGATACGATCTTCGGTGCGACATATATGGTATTGGCGCCCGAGCATCCGCTCGTCGATCACATCACCACACACGACCAAAAAGCAGCTGTCGAAGCATACAAGCAAAAAACTGCGACCAAGAGCGACCTCGAGCGCACAGAGCTTTCGAAGGAAAAGACCGGTGTCTTCACCGGCGCGTATGCCATCAACCCGGCGACGGAGAAACCGATCCCGATCTGGATCGCCGACTACGTCCTCATCGCCTACGGCACCGGCGCGATCATGGCTGTGCCGGGACACGACGAGCGCGACTTTGAGTTTGCGACGACGTTCGACTTGCCGGTCGTCAGAGTAGTCAGTAGCCAGGAGTCAGTAGCCAGTGAGGAGCCGCTTCCGTACTGCGAAGACGGCTATGCCATTAATTCCGGCATGATCAATGGTCTTCCGACTGCCGAAGCAAAAGAGAAGATCACGAAGCATTTTGTCGAGCTCGGTATCGGACAGCATTCGGTGAAGTATAAGCTGCGCGATTGGCTCTTCTCGCGTCAACGCTATTGGGGTGAGCCATTCCCGATTGTCTATGTGAATGACGGCGACGGCGAGTACGCGAAGGCCTTGCCGGCCGAATCACTTCCGGTCACGCTTCCGGACGTCAAGTCCTACAGCCCGAGCGGCACAGGCGAATCGCCGCTCTCGATCATCGACCATTGGGTCAACACCGTCGATCCGGAAACAGGCGCCGCAGCCAAGCGCGAGACGAACACCATGCCACAGTGGGCAGGCTCGTCGTGGTACTACCTGCGCTACGCTGACCCGAAGAACCCCACCGCGCCGATCTCGAAAGAGAACGATGCGTACTGGCAGCCGGTCGATCTCTACATCGGTGGCAACGAGCATGCGGTCACGCATTTGCTCTACTCACGCTTTTGGCATAAGGTGCTCTTCGATCACGGCATCGTCGGACATCCCGAGCCGTTCAAGCGCCTGTTTCATCAAGGCTTGCTCCTCGGTGAGAACGGCGCGAAGATGTCGAAGTCGCTCGGCAATGTCGTCAATCCCGATGATGTAGTGAAAGAGTACGGCGCCGACACGCTGCGCATGTACCTGATGTTCCTCGGACCTCTCGAACAAGGAGGACCGTGGAATACCAAAGGCATCGCTGGCGTGCATCGATTCCTCAACCGCCTCTGGCGTTTCGTCGCTGATGACGACGGCAACCCCGTCGAAGGTCGCGTGGCCGATATTGCGATGAGCGACGTACAAGAGCGCGTCATGCACCAGACGATCAAGAAGGTGCGTGAAGATATCGATGCGCTGCGACTCAACACCGCGATCAGCGCAATGATGATCTTCCTCAACGAAATTCCGAGCGACTCAGCCGCGCCGCGCGAAGCGGTCGAGGCCATCGTACGCCTCGCATCGCCGTTCGCTCCGCACATCACCGAAGAGATCTGGCAACGCCTCGGCCATGCCGAGCCGATCTACAACGCACCCTTCCCGACCTATGACGAGGCGAAGACGATCGAAAGCTCCGTCACGCTTATCCTGCAGGTCAATGGTAAGGTGCGCGACAAGCTCGACGTCCCGCGCGGCCTCTCGCGCGAAGACCTCGAGAAGTTCGCCACCGCAAGCGACAAAGTCCAGAAGCACGTCGGCACCGCCTCAATCAAGAAAGTGATCGTCGTGCCGGATAAGCTGGTGAATGTGGTGGTGGGGTAA
- a CDS encoding lipoate--protein ligase family protein: MFDTGNWQFETELDRTGAYHMARDLELAERLRDDPAAPNFLRLYTWKPYAISLGYKQDESSIDLEACARAGVDVVRRPTGGRAVYHAEELTYAVIMHFEPNEGIYAVHNKIAVALLDLLQPLAGGRLKLTSPRDTDSIRDAYKPGTLTNIACFTSTARYEITLDGKKVVGSAQRRFGNAVLQHGSILLGDEHLRLPEFLKISEEEKQEMRSLLVEESATLGGYEDINAQLAKLSFSVVQ, from the coding sequence ATGTTCGACACCGGCAACTGGCAATTTGAAACCGAGCTCGACCGCACGGGGGCGTACCACATGGCGCGTGACCTGGAGTTGGCGGAGCGGTTGCGTGACGACCCCGCGGCGCCGAACTTCCTGCGGCTCTATACGTGGAAGCCGTATGCCATCTCGCTCGGGTATAAGCAGGACGAGTCCTCGATCGATCTGGAAGCATGCGCGCGTGCGGGGGTGGACGTCGTTCGCCGACCGACGGGCGGCAGGGCGGTGTATCATGCCGAAGAGCTGACGTATGCCGTCATCATGCACTTCGAACCGAACGAAGGCATCTATGCCGTGCATAATAAGATCGCTGTTGCGTTGCTTGATCTGTTGCAACCGCTTGCCGGAGGCAGACTGAAACTCACCTCGCCTCGCGATACCGACTCCATCCGAGACGCATACAAACCCGGTACGCTGACGAACATCGCCTGCTTCACGAGCACGGCACGCTACGAGATCACGCTTGACGGCAAGAAGGTCGTCGGCTCGGCGCAGCGCCGCTTTGGTAACGCAGTGTTACAACACGGTTCGATCCTCCTCGGCGACGAGCATTTGCGGTTGCCGGAGTTTCTGAAGATATCGGAAGAAGAGAAGCAGGAGATGCGTTCTCTCTTGGTCGAAGAATCGGCGACGCTTGGCGGATATGAGGATATCAACGCTCAGCTCGCGAAGTTGTCGTTCTCCGTTGTTCAGTGA
- a CDS encoding LptF/LptG family permease: MRLIDRYIVRQFILSTLVSLAAFIILFVAIDMMEKLDKFIDHQVPWHMVVLYYVNFTPQMISLVMPISLLLASLFTTGKMSQQSEIVALRSAGVSLYRYMLPFLVMGTVISVFFIYFNGWLLPRANAVVSAMQRKYDLPGNTSLGIQSNLHLQEGVGEVVTIGNFLPDVARADRISIYFFDPKNPTRLYRRIDAPQMKWDSTKREWALSNATERTFTADSSQIGLRTLPEDASHIHFTFTPLELKERQLKYEELTNPQLQRRIALAQEAGMDTAHDEVDYYSKYSMAFTSFIVVLFGVPFASQKKRGGLALEFAVAIGIAFAYMAFTKVSQTFGYTGSVDPILTAWLANIIFFVISIVVVGRVQK, from the coding sequence ATGAGACTCATCGATCGCTATATCGTTCGTCAGTTCATTCTCTCGACCCTGGTGTCGCTGGCGGCGTTTATTATTCTCTTCGTGGCGATCGACATGATGGAGAAGCTCGATAAGTTCATCGATCACCAAGTGCCTTGGCACATGGTCGTCCTCTACTACGTGAACTTCACTCCGCAGATGATCTCGCTTGTGATGCCGATCTCGCTGCTGCTTGCGAGTTTGTTCACGACAGGCAAGATGTCGCAGCAATCGGAGATCGTTGCGCTGCGCTCGGCGGGGGTATCGCTCTACCGCTATATGCTACCGTTCCTCGTGATGGGGACCGTGATCAGCGTGTTCTTCATTTACTTTAACGGCTGGCTCCTGCCGCGGGCAAATGCGGTGGTAAGCGCGATGCAGCGCAAGTACGATCTTCCGGGCAACACATCGCTCGGTATCCAGTCGAACCTGCACCTACAGGAAGGCGTCGGCGAGGTCGTGACAATCGGCAACTTCCTGCCCGATGTTGCACGAGCAGATCGCATTAGTATCTATTTCTTCGATCCGAAAAACCCGACGCGCCTGTACCGCCGAATCGATGCCCCGCAAATGAAGTGGGACTCGACAAAACGCGAATGGGCTCTCTCGAACGCAACCGAACGCACCTTTACCGCGGACTCGTCGCAAATCGGTCTGCGCACACTGCCGGAAGACGCCTCTCATATTCACTTTACATTTACCCCGCTCGAACTGAAGGAACGCCAGTTGAAATACGAAGAACTGACGAACCCGCAACTTCAGCGACGGATCGCACTTGCACAGGAGGCAGGCATGGACACCGCACACGACGAGGTGGACTATTATTCCAAGTATTCGATGGCCTTTACTTCGTTCATCGTCGTACTCTTCGGGGTGCCGTTCGCCTCCCAGAAAAAACGAGGGGGGCTGGCGCTGGAATTCGCTGTTGCGATTGGAATTGCTTTCGCCTATATGGCATTTACTAAGGTATCGCAAACGTTCGGGTACACGGGTTCGGTCGATCCGATCCTCACCGCCTGGCTTGCGAACATCATATTCTTCGTCATCTCAATCGTGGTTGTCGGCCGCGTACAAAAGTAG
- a CDS encoding T9SS type A sorting domain-containing protein, which produces MNIRTQLVARATAVLLLLLAAQFSAHAQTPVIAYITPDIGTPGMNTYVEIIGPHGRTNGFGTDNIYTNNPGDAVQVVVDNLDDTSTIRFGPCVVSWNGRMISTQVFVMPWVNATTTDWETGIKVAFHVVVGGVSSNSDTFYIVKPQNLGINHVFSFGGQFGSGIQSGVNYGLRSRRGAMIVDSLIVLGSGTYGVSTQDCDPIMNGNQGYLPLTMISKGPIRLSASSTLSVNAKGVHGGIGGGGGGDGLTCGTFGGDGYTGGGGNANWLDACGVGAPGPPEGNGTGSTTASLNGLPGGGTSSQNEGGGGGSGHPFGASGTAGGDDSNNPQPVSAGYGGGTGGPNCCPPQEQGGGGGGGYGSAGADGGNYKGAGSGGFITGNNEIIPLAGGSGGGGGNVNSTAISDAGSGGGGGGAIALFGVTTTASGSITAIGGTGTNSPNNGAGGGGSGGGVVLGAKLSLAVNAIDVAGGPGGAGHPVASGQDGGIGGAGRARFDGHAIGVKPVVNANATQYHGPSTDSSGWVNKTFTLTGSGNGKDIRIYVKPLSGKWALASTVTSYLNNWSTTVTLPGSDTIFLLAAVQQVSSPSTAPYTSEPNWVMSQSAANILHSYCAGPALALSEQKIDLGSVSICSEIFDTIIVTNTGCDTAHLSKKLDDLSIGASFVRTGVTVLPSGERDTVILRFKPIKVGAVSTNLHITLDHGDSVLVLTALGTSGDTALTPSPRTLNFDTVSICSQLTRSILLSNTGCDSVTVTNVSAPTLGDFTLGNSLVGRKLHVGDTVSLVCTESGTGAGTKLDSVEITVQNAAGIPQTITAYLSITIVPRQRLLSFNPNVRLDSLAPCTPFDTTIWITNLGVCDTLDFSSITTSGFVQLSASAAVPKRIVPGDSFPISVHVTGANFMTGTATVRMQGGNFDTTFVIQTTGRVSGAPFVLTISDSVFASTFCHTATERFTIRNTSCNPVTIDTTFLAGSRQYYFIPVPTTPATIQPGDSLPLIIVFDPTITGDSLGTLTYRSSQYGIRRTIGLRGFLSSEHQSAGVTIAIDPTSKSVVKTGETVVANLSLANAISAGIPVTSVQIGLDYNTDLLDVVATNVIGMPGFQLTNYSPRKSGMDLSFSRTSSGAVAAGAPISKITFTAMLTDTDKTTVRVSSVGFNNNDSLFDVCVLVPQSGSSFDVALSDFCGKPTLLKYLKSGVLVIENVRIAPDPVQITSSSLTVSFDLHLASMVEVSIADVLGKSIYRQIVNESSAGSKQYRIPTATLPSGTYIVRLRTPSQVVSVPIVVAR; this is translated from the coding sequence ATGAACATTCGTACCCAATTAGTGGCCCGGGCGACCGCTGTGCTACTGCTATTGCTGGCCGCGCAATTCTCGGCGCATGCCCAGACACCCGTCATTGCGTATATCACTCCGGATATCGGCACACCGGGGATGAATACGTATGTCGAGATCATCGGACCGCACGGCCGAACGAACGGCTTTGGCACCGATAACATCTATACGAATAATCCCGGCGATGCTGTCCAGGTGGTCGTGGATAATCTCGACGATACCTCGACGATCCGTTTCGGCCCGTGTGTCGTCAGTTGGAACGGCCGCATGATCTCCACACAGGTCTTTGTAATGCCTTGGGTGAATGCGACAACGACCGATTGGGAAACCGGCATTAAAGTAGCGTTTCATGTAGTCGTTGGCGGGGTCTCTTCAAACTCGGATACATTCTACATCGTCAAGCCGCAGAATCTCGGTATCAATCATGTCTTCAGTTTCGGCGGACAGTTCGGCAGCGGTATTCAAAGCGGGGTCAATTACGGGCTGCGTTCGCGCCGCGGGGCAATGATCGTTGATAGTCTTATCGTACTTGGCTCCGGGACGTACGGAGTTTCGACTCAGGATTGCGACCCGATCATGAACGGCAACCAGGGCTATTTGCCACTGACGATGATCAGCAAGGGTCCGATCCGTCTTTCCGCTTCGTCCACTCTCTCCGTCAACGCGAAAGGTGTACACGGCGGAATTGGCGGCGGCGGTGGCGGCGACGGGCTTACCTGCGGGACGTTCGGAGGCGATGGATATACTGGTGGAGGCGGCAACGCGAACTGGCTCGATGCCTGCGGCGTCGGTGCACCCGGCCCACCGGAAGGAAACGGCACCGGGAGCACAACCGCATCGCTCAACGGCCTGCCGGGTGGTGGCACCAGCAGCCAGAACGAAGGTGGCGGCGGCGGCTCCGGCCATCCGTTCGGCGCAAGCGGAACCGCGGGAGGTGACGACAGCAATAACCCGCAACCCGTCAGTGCGGGATATGGTGGCGGCACCGGCGGACCGAATTGCTGTCCACCGCAAGAACAAGGCGGCGGTGGCGGCGGCGGTTATGGCTCGGCAGGAGCAGACGGGGGAAATTATAAAGGCGCCGGTTCGGGCGGATTCATTACAGGCAACAACGAGATCATCCCGCTCGCGGGCGGTTCTGGCGGCGGCGGCGGCAATGTCAATAGCACGGCGATCAGCGATGCCGGTTCGGGCGGTGGCGGCGGCGGTGCGATTGCACTCTTTGGCGTAACGACCACTGCAAGCGGAAGCATTACCGCAATCGGTGGAACAGGGACAAATTCACCGAACAACGGCGCAGGCGGTGGCGGAAGCGGCGGCGGCGTTGTGCTTGGTGCGAAGCTCTCACTCGCGGTAAATGCGATCGACGTTGCCGGCGGACCCGGCGGCGCGGGTCATCCCGTCGCCTCCGGGCAGGATGGCGGCATCGGCGGCGCAGGTCGCGCCCGCTTCGACGGACATGCGATCGGCGTAAAGCCCGTTGTCAATGCAAATGCCACTCAATATCATGGCCCCTCAACCGACTCATCGGGCTGGGTGAACAAAACGTTCACACTCACCGGCTCGGGAAATGGGAAGGATATTCGGATTTATGTCAAACCACTCTCTGGGAAATGGGCGCTCGCATCAACAGTAACCTCGTACCTCAACAACTGGAGCACGACGGTCACGCTTCCCGGAAGTGATACCATCTTCCTGCTTGCAGCAGTCCAGCAAGTTTCGTCGCCAAGTACAGCCCCATATACCAGCGAGCCGAACTGGGTGATGTCGCAGAGTGCCGCGAATATTCTGCATTCCTACTGTGCCGGACCTGCGCTGGCACTCTCCGAACAGAAGATCGACCTCGGCAGCGTCAGCATTTGCTCGGAAATTTTCGATACCATCATCGTGACGAATACCGGGTGCGACACGGCTCATCTGTCAAAAAAGCTCGATGATCTCAGTATCGGTGCATCGTTCGTGCGCACGGGCGTAACGGTACTGCCGAGCGGTGAGAGGGATACTGTCATTCTTCGCTTCAAACCGATTAAAGTCGGGGCTGTTTCGACAAACCTTCACATTACGCTCGATCACGGTGATAGTGTGCTCGTACTGACAGCGCTCGGTACAAGTGGAGACACTGCACTGACGCCATCCCCGCGCACGCTCAACTTCGATACCGTCTCGATCTGTTCACAACTGACACGTTCGATCCTCCTGTCGAACACCGGTTGCGATTCTGTCACGGTAACGAATGTCAGCGCACCGACGCTCGGCGATTTTACACTTGGCAATTCGCTCGTCGGTCGCAAGTTGCATGTCGGCGATACCGTCTCGCTCGTTTGCACCGAGTCAGGGACCGGAGCTGGGACGAAACTCGACTCCGTGGAGATCACCGTACAAAATGCGGCGGGCATTCCACAGACCATCACTGCATATCTGAGTATCACGATCGTGCCGCGGCAACGACTACTGTCGTTTAATCCGAATGTTCGTCTCGATAGTCTCGCACCCTGTACCCCATTCGACACCACGATCTGGATCACAAATCTCGGTGTATGCGACACGCTTGATTTTTCAAGTATCACGACGAGCGGCTTTGTACAACTCTCCGCGAGCGCTGCAGTGCCGAAGCGGATCGTACCCGGCGACTCGTTCCCGATCTCGGTGCATGTCACCGGAGCGAATTTCATGACCGGCACTGCGACTGTACGGATGCAAGGAGGTAATTTCGATACGACATTCGTGATCCAAACGACCGGACGCGTTTCGGGAGCTCCGTTCGTACTCACGATTTCCGACAGCGTGTTTGCTTCGACATTCTGTCACACGGCTACCGAGAGATTTACGATTCGTAACACAAGTTGCAATCCGGTCACGATCGACACAACATTCTTGGCCGGATCGAGACAATATTATTTTATACCTGTGCCGACAACTCCGGCAACCATCCAGCCTGGCGATTCGCTGCCGCTCATCATTGTCTTCGATCCGACCATCACCGGCGATTCGCTCGGCACGCTTACGTATCGCTCATCGCAGTATGGTATTCGTCGGACCATCGGGTTACGCGGCTTCCTATCGAGCGAACACCAGAGCGCCGGTGTAACGATCGCGATCGATCCGACGTCGAAATCTGTGGTGAAGACGGGCGAAACAGTCGTGGCGAATCTTTCGCTTGCAAACGCGATCTCTGCCGGAATCCCTGTTACGTCGGTACAGATCGGGCTGGACTATAATACCGATCTGCTCGATGTCGTTGCGACCAATGTAATCGGCATGCCGGGTTTCCAACTGACAAACTATTCTCCGAGAAAGAGCGGTATGGATCTGAGTTTCTCCCGCACCTCCAGCGGCGCAGTGGCAGCCGGAGCACCGATCTCGAAGATCACGTTCACCGCGATGCTGACAGATACAGATAAGACAACAGTTCGTGTTTCGTCCGTCGGCTTTAATAATAATGATTCACTCTTCGATGTCTGCGTTCTCGTACCGCAAAGCGGCTCGTCGTTCGATGTTGCACTCAGTGACTTCTGCGGCAAGCCGACACTCCTAAAGTATCTAAAGAGCGGAGTGCTCGTCATCGAAAATGTACGGATCGCTCCTGATCCGGTTCAGATCACTTCTTCGTCGCTGACGGTGTCGTTCGATCTTCACCTTGCATCGATGGTGGAGGTTTCGATCGCCGATGTGCTCGGAAAGAGTATCTACCGTCAGATCGTGAACGAGTCTTCTGCCGGAAGTAAGCAGTATCGGATACCGACTGCAACACTTCCTAGCGGCACCTACATCGTCCGATTGCGCACCCCTTCCCAGGTCGTGAGTGTTCCGATAGTAGTCGCACGATAG
- a CDS encoding T9SS type A sorting domain-containing protein, whose translation MKLRHLIVIVLAALLGLSIRTVRAQNSVDRVVLVEATVTKSPARIVLHWPKDTLTTSMSVYRRSPDATSWGALRRPTLVKDSFFVDTTVVVGTEYEYRLMKSTKINGSAMTQYGYVRSGIGVRVGDDPGRCLLVLDTTYASALSGELSRLVNDLRNEGMLVTRIPVGRNTSVEEIKATINSVYEKDPDHVSTVFLFGHVPVPYSGFMNPDGHPNHYGAWPADVYYGDDDLIDWTDDNYEDSIQNGTRVRDAQYNIASDGKYDQVQTPSELVLKIGRVDLSNMSSFSKSEKDLLKQYLDKDHAYRTGALTAPERGLIDDNFGYMSGEAFAASGWRNFAPLVGADSIHAVDFFTTLATDNYLWAYGCGGGWDQGASGVGATTDFASKPVNAIFTMLFGSYFGDWNVSDNFLRAPLCNDHSLVCAWSGRPYWLFFPMGLGHTTGDCALLTQNNVSDFDANIISAGAVAWQVHEALMGDPTLRMRPFVAPNSLTLSEDHAANSVTLVWPQDAALRGYNVYRASVRSNHMTLLTPQPIAAGTFTDASPLADTAYYLVRGVRDESTKSGNYLNLAYGASAVSNGGFNDAGVSSHQLSDNISVIYPEAGTVATIVLEHANSARVRIEVLDVQGRVIATLADGVGAAGTSRCDWNFASVPNGVYFIRAVGEGMPVSTKIFVRKD comes from the coding sequence ATGAAACTACGTCATCTGATCGTCATCGTACTTGCCGCCCTGTTGGGTCTAAGTATTCGTACCGTTCGGGCACAGAATTCCGTCGATCGTGTCGTTCTGGTCGAAGCAACTGTTACGAAATCGCCGGCACGGATCGTGCTCCATTGGCCAAAGGATACGCTGACGACGTCGATGTCGGTCTATCGGCGTTCGCCGGATGCAACCAGCTGGGGAGCGCTCCGTCGTCCGACGCTCGTCAAAGATTCGTTTTTCGTCGATACTACTGTCGTTGTAGGTACGGAGTACGAGTATCGGCTGATGAAGTCGACGAAGATCAACGGTTCCGCGATGACACAATACGGTTACGTTCGCTCGGGCATCGGAGTTCGCGTCGGCGATGATCCGGGTCGGTGCCTGCTGGTGTTGGATACAACCTATGCGTCCGCACTGTCTGGCGAGCTTTCGCGTCTCGTGAACGATCTGCGAAACGAAGGAATGCTCGTTACGCGTATTCCGGTCGGGAGGAATACGAGTGTTGAAGAGATTAAAGCTACGATCAACTCGGTCTATGAGAAAGACCCGGATCATGTCTCGACCGTATTTCTCTTCGGGCATGTTCCCGTCCCATACTCTGGATTTATGAACCCGGACGGTCACCCGAATCATTATGGTGCATGGCCGGCCGATGTGTACTACGGTGATGACGACTTAATCGATTGGACGGACGACAACTACGAAGATTCTATACAGAATGGCACTCGTGTGCGTGATGCCCAATATAATATCGCATCGGACGGGAAATACGATCAAGTCCAAACACCATCTGAGCTCGTGTTGAAGATCGGCAGAGTAGACCTCAGTAATATGTCCTCGTTCTCAAAGAGCGAAAAAGATCTCCTGAAGCAGTACCTCGATAAGGATCATGCCTATCGAACCGGAGCATTGACCGCACCGGAACGCGGGCTGATCGACGACAACTTCGGTTACATGAGCGGCGAAGCATTCGCTGCCAGCGGGTGGAGAAATTTTGCGCCGCTCGTCGGAGCCGATAGTATTCATGCCGTCGATTTCTTTACCACGCTTGCAACCGACAACTACCTCTGGGCGTATGGGTGCGGCGGCGGCTGGGATCAAGGTGCATCGGGTGTCGGAGCTACGACTGATTTTGCATCGAAGCCCGTAAATGCGATCTTCACCATGCTTTTCGGGAGTTACTTCGGCGACTGGAACGTCTCGGACAATTTTCTGCGTGCGCCGTTGTGTAACGATCATTCGCTCGTGTGTGCATGGTCGGGGCGTCCGTACTGGCTGTTCTTCCCGATGGGCCTCGGCCATACAACGGGTGACTGCGCACTGCTGACGCAGAACAACGTCAGCGACTTCGACGCCAATATTATTAGCGCTGGCGCGGTGGCTTGGCAAGTCCATGAGGCGCTGATGGGTGACCCGACCCTGCGCATGCGCCCGTTTGTGGCGCCAAATTCGCTCACGCTTTCGGAAGATCACGCGGCGAATTCCGTTACGCTTGTCTGGCCCCAGGATGCGGCACTCCGTGGATATAATGTGTACCGTGCTTCGGTGCGATCGAATCACATGACGTTGCTCACGCCGCAACCGATCGCTGCGGGGACATTTACGGATGCATCGCCGCTGGCAGATACGGCATACTATCTCGTGCGTGGTGTCCGCGATGAATCGACGAAGAGCGGTAATTACTTAAACCTCGCCTACGGTGCGAGTGCGGTGTCGAACGGCGGGTTTAACGATGCCGGAGTGTCAAGCCACCAGTTATCGGATAACATCTCTGTCATCTATCCCGAGGCCGGGACTGTCGCGACGATCGTCCTCGAGCATGCGAACAGTGCGCGTGTTCGGATTGAAGTCCTGGATGTACAAGGAAGAGTGATCGCCACGCTTGCAGATGGCGTCGGCGCTGCCGGTACCTCTCGGTGTGACTGGAATTTTGCATCGGTACCCAACGGGGTGTATTTCATACGTGCCGTTGGTGAGGGGATGCCGGTATCGACGAAGATATTCGTGCGAAAAGACTAA